From Aquificota bacterium, one genomic window encodes:
- a CDS encoding oxidoreductase produces MHPILEKVRLSEEACLLKIKAPHIASAEPGQFVMVQHTELSELIPLAILSTYEEGFTCLVKAVGRSTLELIEEAQELSYVAGPLGRPFPVRSYGRVAFYTHSWGIAPALMVARALKKEGNYLILFHTSEDFYLEEETKKVFDEVFQDSPKALDVNLVVSVGSNRLSKDILSLYPQTPIISMVNVHMLDAVGLCLVCRVLVDGEQRLACVDGPWFEAHKVDWDNLMERERAYEEQERIAFEEYNKLLKRKSLKA; encoded by the coding sequence ATGCATCCTATCCTTGAAAAGGTGAGGCTATCGGAAGAGGCATGTCTTTTGAAGATAAAGGCGCCACACATAGCCAGTGCGGAGCCAGGGCAGTTTGTTATGGTTCAGCACACAGAGCTATCCGAGCTTATACCCCTTGCCATACTCTCCACCTATGAAGAGGGTTTTACATGCCTTGTAAAGGCGGTGGGAAGAAGCACCCTTGAACTCATAGAAGAGGCACAGGAGTTAAGCTACGTGGCTGGTCCTCTTGGAAGGCCATTTCCGGTAAGGTCCTATGGCAGGGTAGCCTTTTACACACACTCCTGGGGCATTGCGCCTGCCCTGATGGTGGCAAGGGCGCTAAAGAAGGAAGGAAATTATCTTATTCTATTCCACACCTCAGAAGACTTTTACCTTGAAGAAGAGACCAAGAAGGTCTTTGATGAGGTTTTCCAAGATAGCCCAAAGGCTTTGGATGTGAACCTAGTGGTCTCAGTAGGAAGCAACAGGCTTTCAAAGGACATCCTCTCTTTATACCCCCAGACTCCCATAATAAGCATGGTGAACGTGCATATGTTGGATGCGGTGGGCTTGTGTCTTGTCTGCAGGGTTTTGGTGGATGGAGAGCAAAGGCTGGCATGTGTGGATGGTCCTTGGTTTGAGGCTCACAAGGTAGATTGGGATAATCTTATGGAGAGAGAAAGGGCTTACGAGGAGCAGGAAAGGATAGCCTTTGAGGAGTATAATAAATTGTTAAAAAGAAAGAGTCTAAAAGCTTAG
- a CDS encoding DMT family transporter produces the protein MLGLWLAILSAFFWGTNDYLNKRLLLKGLDENFVLWVRFPIASLLLTPFGFYYWDMSLKLFLYSLIWLPLEVLGGVLFMKGIKYAPLSTAMSFYSFMPVFSVLFGWLLLSEKPSPLGLLGIGLIILASLIMVGFSPRDFLKKNRGVIYMLISTALFGFNVVLGKASVIESNGLFFSWYYCVLMGLGSLLFVRPYYVIRLDNYKHWEIPALGFFFAIGDILYNMALLFTLSSYVASAERLSLLFALMYGKIFLGESLNRAFLPAILMIVGNMLIGFG, from the coding sequence ATGCTTGGTCTATGGCTTGCCATCTTATCCGCCTTCTTTTGGGGAACAAACGACTACCTAAACAAAAGGCTTTTATTAAAGGGACTTGATGAAAACTTTGTTCTCTGGGTGAGGTTTCCCATAGCTTCTTTACTTTTAACACCCTTTGGTTTCTATTATTGGGACATGAGCCTCAAGCTTTTTCTTTATAGCCTTATCTGGCTTCCCTTAGAGGTTTTGGGTGGTGTGCTTTTTATGAAGGGCATAAAGTATGCACCCTTATCCACCGCCATGTCTTTTTATTCCTTTATGCCCGTCTTTTCTGTCCTTTTTGGTTGGCTATTACTTTCCGAAAAACCTTCTCCCTTAGGCCTTCTTGGTATAGGACTCATAATTCTTGCAAGCCTTATAATGGTAGGCTTTTCACCAAGGGACTTTTTAAAGAAGAACAGGGGAGTTATTTACATGCTTATTTCAACAGCCCTTTTTGGCTTTAATGTGGTGCTTGGCAAGGCTTCTGTTATAGAAAGCAATGGGCTGTTTTTTAGCTGGTATTATTGTGTTTTAATGGGCTTGGGTTCTTTGCTTTTTGTAAGGCCATATTACGTAATACGATTGGATAATTACAAACACTGGGAAATTCCGGCCCTTGGTTTTTTCTTTGCCATAGGAGACATTCTATACAATATGGCGCTACTTTTCACCTTGTCCTCTTATGTGGCTTCTGCAGAAAGGCTTTCTCTTCTGTTTGCTCTTATGTACGGAAAAATATTTTTGGGCGAGAGTTTAAACAGGGCATTCCTGCCTGCAATTCTTATGATAGTTGGTAATATGCTTATAGGTTTTGGGTAG
- a CDS encoding AarF/ABC1/UbiB kinase family protein, with translation MDHLGRKVYIAKVLTKHGFGLLLFKLGLGHLVPFHWSILGHKRRKERYTPEEHLRLAFEELGVTFIKLGQILSVRPDLLPDSYIQELSKLQDKVPPVDSESIKKVIEEEFGKPCEAIFDYFEDEPLASASIGQVHRARLKTGERVVLKVQKPYVESQVEEDLAILEELVQTAMKTELGQIWDIQAIFEEFSYTIRNELDYTREGRNCDTFRKNFLKDTEVYIPKVYWEYTTKRVLCLEEIEGIKISDIEALKERGFNLKDIARKGAGIYLKMILRDGFFHADPHPGNFLVMKDGRIGLLDYGMVGTIDSINRINLFQLMYGIIKNDLDLVMDALYDLGISIKTEREKFLNRELEILFSYYFMQPLKEVKLSKIVQDTLKLSYRYGMRIPSDLFLLLKTLALAEGTALKLDPEFRLIEEMKPYVNKGFKQVLLPMFSKQETTKNLLMTTKMFLQGAGKTKRFLNRLERGEFRLSIDYKGEERFMKDLRRDINRLSMSILTLGFMLSSSLLILALSPHLLKEYLVYPLAIITILLVFLGFIKLRQT, from the coding sequence ATGGACCATTTAGGGAGGAAGGTATATATAGCCAAGGTGCTTACAAAGCACGGCTTTGGCCTTTTACTCTTTAAGCTTGGGCTTGGACATCTTGTACCCTTTCATTGGAGCATATTGGGTCATAAGAGGAGGAAGGAAAGATACACACCGGAGGAACATCTAAGATTAGCCTTTGAGGAGCTTGGTGTTACCTTTATAAAGCTTGGGCAGATACTTAGCGTAAGGCCAGACCTTTTGCCGGATAGCTATATTCAGGAGCTTTCAAAGCTTCAGGACAAGGTACCACCTGTAGATTCAGAAAGCATAAAGAAGGTTATAGAGGAAGAGTTTGGAAAGCCATGCGAAGCTATCTTTGACTATTTTGAGGATGAGCCTTTGGCATCTGCATCCATAGGTCAGGTTCATAGGGCAAGGCTAAAGACTGGTGAGAGAGTGGTGCTAAAGGTGCAAAAGCCTTATGTGGAAAGCCAGGTGGAAGAAGATTTGGCAATACTTGAGGAGCTTGTCCAAACCGCTATGAAAACGGAGCTTGGACAGATATGGGATATTCAAGCCATCTTTGAAGAGTTTTCTTACACCATAAGGAACGAGCTTGATTATACAAGGGAGGGAAGAAACTGTGATACATTTAGGAAGAACTTTTTAAAGGATACAGAAGTTTATATACCAAAGGTATATTGGGAATATACCACCAAAAGGGTTCTGTGCCTTGAAGAGATAGAAGGTATAAAGATAAGCGACATAGAAGCCCTTAAAGAAAGAGGCTTTAACCTCAAAGACATTGCAAGGAAGGGAGCTGGTATATACCTTAAGATGATCCTTAGGGATGGATTCTTCCATGCAGACCCCCACCCTGGAAACTTTTTAGTCATGAAGGATGGTAGGATAGGTCTATTAGACTATGGGATGGTAGGAACTATTGACAGTATTAACAGGATCAATCTTTTCCAGCTTATGTACGGCATCATCAAAAACGACCTTGACCTTGTAATGGATGCCCTCTACGACCTTGGCATATCCATAAAAACTGAAAGAGAAAAGTTTTTAAACAGAGAGCTGGAGATACTTTTCTCCTACTACTTTATGCAACCTTTGAAGGAGGTTAAGCTTTCAAAAATAGTACAGGATACGCTTAAGCTTTCATACAGATATGGCATGAGAATACCCTCAGACCTTTTCTTACTACTAAAAACTCTTGCCCTTGCAGAAGGCACAGCCCTAAAACTTGACCCAGAGTTTAGACTAATTGAAGAGATGAAGCCCTATGTAAATAAAGGCTTCAAACAAGTCTTACTTCCCATGTTCTCAAAACAAGAAACTACGAAAAATCTACTTATGACCACAAAGATGTTCCTTCAGGGTGCTGGAAAGACAAAAAGGTTTCTCAACAGGCTTGAAAGGGGTGAGTTTAGGCTATCCATAGACTACAAGGGTGAAGAAAGGTTTATGAAGGACCTAAGAAGGGATATAAACAGGCTCTCTATGAGCATACTAACCCTTGGCTTTATGCTGTCCTCTTCCCTCTTAATACTTGCCTTGTCCCCTCACCTGTTAAAGGAGTACCTTGTTTATCCCCTTGCCATAATTACCATATTGCTCGTGTTTCTTGGTTTTATAAAGCTTAGACAGACTTAA
- a CDS encoding tetratricopeptide repeat protein produces MWKPIRLFSLLLLLAFALAQQITKEFDVKVELTGKLYEEKPKLSPPNYLPMPQTKELDLSYMVLEAPKIMEFAQIKPIERSGISCGEPKDALSYRLGVDYYLKGRYDLAEEELGKVLLVPNSAFGPMAEYVLGIIAYSKDQKQRALELFKNSCNFTHMYQGPACEAYYALSLTLKGSVPENQNNLWKAVKAIKEGRPANLSCDGVVFVQYCQYVSDFVKGKENLLYRDSTRLRFGILAYFEGDLKSAKALFEEYSGPGRLYRDVALYYLALMDYKEGKGEQALRHASILESINPYLAKELYALISEKDVYLSRLTYTLTKDVRFLEKAGIIAYNSGDYALALRNFLEAGNTRYAVYSAIKMGDYKKAIELLKNKKKDREDYLWLLEALYWSGEDMSGTLSEVAKLYPDLYKEYQGWENFRRGDWLGALGFFEDPYYKALALYNLKKYKEVIDLLQGRMDERARLLKARSALMLGDTKLARSFLTGKSEEEFYLLGLSYFLEGNYQKAVEFFEKVPKDSPNRARALLKMGESYYNMGNVEKAKEKYLEVLRSFPDSEEAKSATLALLDFAGKNIGDEELEKVLEEYMKKEKNPPPEIIYQYASLMARKGNKAEAERLLLTLLDTPIKFKAILKLADLEEDPSKRLVLLYKVYKESPVEEERKRARDEIIKIYSSFGEAKSLADMLAEGDKPDKVKAIGLYLSIRDISSAHSLAQELIKSGYRDQEFERYLLDLYKQTGDLSLLDYVSKSPEKSLRGQALYLYGMDLSKRGERKKALEYFVDISLNYKGEPYYNSAVLEGAKILLKLGAKRDASCMLERFDSSTASPEETSMYNKLKKGLPKCEVK; encoded by the coding sequence ATGTGGAAGCCCATAAGGCTCTTTAGCCTTCTTTTGCTTTTGGCCTTTGCCTTAGCACAGCAGATAACAAAGGAGTTTGATGTAAAGGTAGAGCTAACAGGCAAGCTGTATGAAGAAAAGCCCAAGCTTAGCCCGCCAAACTACCTTCCCATGCCACAGACAAAGGAGCTTGATTTATCCTACATGGTTCTTGAGGCACCAAAGATCATGGAGTTTGCCCAGATAAAGCCTATAGAGAGGAGTGGCATAAGCTGTGGAGAGCCAAAGGATGCCCTATCCTACAGGCTTGGAGTGGATTATTATCTGAAAGGCAGGTATGACCTTGCGGAAGAAGAGCTTGGAAAGGTGCTTTTGGTGCCCAATTCGGCCTTTGGGCCTATGGCCGAGTATGTGCTTGGCATAATAGCCTATTCAAAGGATCAAAAGCAAAGGGCATTAGAGCTTTTTAAAAACTCTTGCAACTTTACCCATATGTACCAGGGTCCAGCCTGTGAGGCCTACTATGCCTTGAGCCTTACCCTTAAGGGTTCTGTGCCAGAAAACCAAAACAACCTCTGGAAGGCGGTAAAGGCTATAAAGGAGGGAAGACCAGCCAACCTTTCCTGTGATGGTGTGGTCTTTGTACAATACTGCCAGTATGTATCCGATTTTGTAAAGGGAAAGGAGAACTTACTTTATAGGGATAGCACAAGGCTAAGGTTTGGTATTCTTGCCTACTTTGAGGGGGACCTAAAAAGTGCCAAGGCCCTATTTGAAGAATACTCAGGTCCAGGAAGGCTCTACAGGGATGTGGCCCTTTACTACCTTGCACTAATGGATTATAAGGAAGGGAAAGGGGAACAGGCCTTGAGGCATGCAAGCATTTTGGAAAGCATAAATCCATATCTTGCAAAGGAACTCTATGCGCTAATATCCGAGAAGGATGTTTATCTTTCAAGGCTAACTTACACTCTTACAAAGGATGTGAGATTTCTGGAAAAGGCTGGTATTATAGCCTATAACTCTGGCGACTATGCCCTAGCTTTAAGGAACTTTTTGGAAGCTGGCAACACAAGGTATGCGGTCTATTCTGCCATAAAGATGGGAGACTACAAAAAGGCCATTGAGCTTTTGAAAAACAAGAAAAAAGACAGAGAGGACTACCTTTGGCTTCTGGAGGCTCTCTATTGGTCCGGTGAGGATATGTCTGGCACCCTTTCGGAGGTGGCAAAGCTCTATCCAGACCTATACAAGGAATACCAAGGATGGGAAAACTTTAGAAGGGGCGATTGGCTTGGAGCCCTTGGCTTTTTTGAAGACCCGTATTATAAGGCCTTGGCCCTTTATAACCTAAAGAAGTATAAGGAGGTTATAGACCTCCTTCAAGGAAGGATGGACGAAAGGGCAAGGCTTTTGAAGGCAAGGTCTGCACTAATGCTTGGCGATACAAAGCTGGCCAGAAGCTTTTTGACCGGCAAATCTGAAGAGGAGTTTTACCTCTTGGGGCTTTCTTACTTTTTGGAAGGCAACTATCAAAAGGCCGTTGAATTCTTTGAGAAGGTACCAAAGGATAGTCCAAACAGGGCCAGAGCCCTTCTTAAGATGGGGGAGAGCTACTATAACATGGGGAATGTGGAGAAGGCAAAAGAGAAATATCTTGAGGTTCTAAGGAGCTTTCCAGACAGTGAGGAGGCCAAGTCTGCAACCCTCGCCCTGCTTGATTTTGCTGGAAAGAACATAGGGGATGAGGAACTGGAAAAGGTCTTAGAAGAGTATATGAAAAAGGAGAAGAATCCACCACCTGAGATCATCTACCAGTATGCAAGCCTTATGGCAAGAAAGGGCAACAAGGCGGAAGCGGAAAGGCTACTCCTTACACTCCTTGACACACCCATAAAATTCAAGGCTATACTAAAGCTGGCAGACTTGGAAGAAGACCCTTCCAAAAGGCTTGTGCTACTTTACAAGGTCTATAAAGAATCACCCGTGGAAGAAGAAAGAAAGAGAGCAAGGGATGAGATCATAAAGATATATTCTTCTTTTGGAGAAGCAAAGAGCCTTGCGGATATGCTGGCAGAAGGAGATAAGCCAGACAAGGTTAAGGCAATAGGTTTATACCTTAGCATAAGGGACATCTCTTCAGCCCATAGCTTGGCACAAGAGCTTATAAAGTCTGGCTATAGGGATCAAGAGTTTGAGAGGTATCTCCTGGACCTATACAAACAAACGGGGGACTTATCCCTACTTGACTATGTATCAAAAAGCCCAGAAAAGAGCTTAAGAGGGCAGGCTTTATACCTTTATGGTATGGACCTGTCAAAAAGAGGGGAAAGAAAAAAAGCTTTGGAATACTTTGTAGATATTAGCTTGAACTATAAGGGAGAGCCTTATTATAACTCTGCAGTTTTGGAAGGGGCAAAGATACTTTTAAAGCTTGGTGCAAAAAGAGATGCAAGCTGTATGTTGGAAAGGTTTGATTCAAGCACAGCAAGCCCAGAGGAGACAAGCATGTATAATAAGCTTAAAAAAGGCTTACCAAAGTGTGAGGTGAAGTAA
- a CDS encoding uroporphyrinogen-III synthase, with translation MTFKIALTRSIEDIKRDKKLFENAGFEVIELPLIEEEVLSFEVPTLNFDFVVFQSPRAVRVFLSKYKLGNEKIVVVGEKTKKAVEEFGYKVWAMPREYYAEEIVKLFERLSGKVLVPRSAVGRDEVIEGLKAFGLEVYPIDVYRVKERLYEKEELLERLKRADVVFFASPSAVKGLLANLPKEEAIRLLKDKKILSIGKTTKEFIKKELGLDSQMPEKPTMESVVEFLKNWHKVCK, from the coding sequence ATGACGTTTAAAATAGCTTTAACAAGGAGCATTGAGGATATAAAGAGGGATAAAAAACTCTTTGAAAATGCGGGTTTTGAGGTCATTGAGTTGCCTCTTATAGAAGAGGAAGTGCTAAGCTTTGAAGTTCCTACTTTGAATTTTGACTTTGTGGTCTTTCAAAGCCCAAGGGCCGTTAGGGTGTTCCTCTCAAAGTATAAGCTTGGTAATGAAAAGATTGTGGTGGTGGGAGAGAAGACAAAAAAAGCGGTGGAGGAGTTTGGATATAAGGTTTGGGCTATGCCAAGAGAATACTATGCAGAGGAGATTGTAAAGCTGTTTGAAAGACTTTCTGGGAAGGTGCTTGTTCCAAGGTCTGCGGTGGGAAGGGATGAGGTGATAGAAGGCTTAAAGGCTTTTGGCCTTGAGGTGTATCCCATAGATGTCTATAGGGTTAAGGAAAGGTTGTATGAAAAGGAAGAGCTTCTTGAAAGGCTAAAAAGGGCTGATGTGGTTTTCTTTGCCAGCCCTTCGGCGGTGAAGGGCCTTCTTGCAAACTTGCCAAAGGAAGAAGCCATAAGGCTTCTAAAGGATAAAAAAATCCTATCCATTGGCAAAACTACAAAAGAATTTATAAAGAAAGAGTTGGGACTGGATAGCCAGATGCCTGAAAAACCTACAATGGAAAGCGTGGTAGAATTTTTAAAAAACTGGCATAAAGTTTGCAAATAA
- a CDS encoding gamma carbonic anhydrase family protein — MALVLPYKDKKPTIHNSVFLAENSVVIGDVEIGEDSSVWYGTVIRGDVNYIRIGKGTNIQDNSVVHVTHDTHPTIIGDYVTVGHRVILHGCKIGNYVLVGMGAVVMDGVEIEDYVLVGAGALLTPGKKFPSGVLVAGFPAKIVRDLREEEIKLIKESAENYIRYKNTYLKSV; from the coding sequence ATGGCTCTTGTGCTACCTTACAAAGATAAAAAGCCAACCATACATAATTCTGTCTTTTTGGCGGAGAACTCAGTAGTTATAGGAGATGTGGAGATTGGAGAAGATTCTTCTGTATGGTATGGTACGGTTATAAGAGGGGACGTGAACTATATACGTATAGGAAAAGGGACAAACATTCAAGATAACTCTGTGGTGCATGTAACCCATGACACACACCCTACCATAATAGGGGACTATGTTACAGTTGGGCATAGGGTTATTTTGCATGGCTGTAAGATAGGCAACTATGTATTGGTGGGTATGGGTGCGGTGGTGATGGATGGTGTGGAGATAGAGGATTATGTGCTTGTGGGCGCTGGAGCCTTACTTACACCGGGCAAAAAATTCCCTTCTGGCGTTTTGGTAGCTGGCTTTCCTGCCAAAATAGTCAGAGACCTAAGGGAAGAGGAGATAAAGCTTATAAAAGAATCTGCGGAAAACTACATAAGGTATAAGAACACATACCTTAAGTCTGTCTAA
- the kdsB gene encoding 3-deoxy-manno-octulosonate cytidylyltransferase, giving the protein MRRLIVIPSRLASTRLKEKPLVEILGKPLIRWVVEGCLKTGERVLLATDSERIYQAVRDLPIEVRYTPSDLPSGSDRVAYAIKDEPVDYVINYQGDEPFVYSEDIEKLFEALEKYPVATLALRDEKAYEDPNSVKVVLQKDHTALYFSRSPIPYMKKSSNLYPLKHVGIYAFRKEVLLDFTNMPKSELEELESLEQLRLLEAGYPIKVIITENYYHGVDTREDVDLVERELSARLFTNS; this is encoded by the coding sequence ATGAGAAGGCTCATAGTCATCCCCTCAAGGCTTGCCTCCACAAGGTTAAAAGAGAAGCCCCTTGTTGAGATTCTTGGAAAGCCACTAATAAGGTGGGTGGTGGAAGGCTGTTTAAAAACTGGTGAGAGGGTCCTTTTGGCTACAGACAGCGAAAGAATATACCAGGCAGTAAGGGACCTCCCTATAGAAGTGAGATACACACCCTCAGACCTTCCTTCTGGTAGCGATAGGGTGGCCTACGCCATAAAGGATGAGCCTGTGGACTATGTGATAAACTACCAGGGTGATGAACCTTTTGTGTATAGTGAGGACATTGAAAAGCTCTTTGAAGCCCTTGAAAAATACCCCGTGGCAACCCTTGCCCTAAGGGATGAGAAGGCCTATGAGGACCCAAACTCTGTGAAGGTGGTGCTTCAAAAGGACCATACAGCCCTATACTTTTCCAGGTCGCCCATACCTTATATGAAAAAAAGTTCCAATCTATACCCACTCAAGCATGTGGGCATTTATGCCTTTCGGAAGGAAGTTTTACTTGATTTTACAAACATGCCAAAAAGCGAGCTTGAGGAGCTTGAAAGCCTTGAACAGCTAAGACTTCTTGAAGCAGGCTATCCCATAAAGGTGATCATCACAGAAAACTACTATCACGGTGTAGATACAAGGGAAGATGTGGACCTTGTTGAAAGGGAGCTTTCCGCAAGGCTTTTTACAAATTCATAA
- a CDS encoding histidine phosphatase family protein: MVKLYLIRHAESEWNPIGRYQGLLDPELSERGREQAKRLGERFKDIELHAIYSSPLKRTMQTALEIAKRKGKDVIPERRVIEIDHGVWSGLLVEEVQRRFPEQFRQWLEEPHKVSFEGGESLLQVYERVKSFLEELKEKHWGQSVAVVSHTVPMRAMYCALLKVDLSRFWSFGCDNASYSVVHMEKDRNVIMALNITCHLGDLYVEAHKAL; the protein is encoded by the coding sequence ATGGTAAAGCTTTATCTTATAAGGCATGCAGAAAGCGAGTGGAACCCCATAGGAAGGTATCAGGGCCTTTTGGACCCAGAGCTATCAGAAAGAGGAAGAGAACAAGCCAAAAGGCTTGGGGAACGATTCAAAGATATTGAGCTTCATGCCATATACTCCTCTCCACTCAAAAGGACCATGCAAACGGCCCTTGAGATAGCCAAGAGGAAGGGTAAGGATGTTATTCCAGAAAGGAGGGTTATAGAGATTGACCACGGTGTATGGTCCGGCTTGCTGGTGGAAGAGGTGCAAAGAAGGTTTCCAGAACAGTTCAGGCAGTGGCTTGAAGAGCCACATAAGGTAAGCTTTGAAGGCGGTGAGAGCCTTTTACAAGTGTATGAAAGGGTAAAGAGCTTTTTGGAAGAGTTAAAGGAAAAGCATTGGGGTCAAAGTGTGGCAGTGGTTTCTCACACTGTGCCTATGAGGGCTATGTATTGCGCCCTTTTGAAAGTGGACCTTTCAAGGTTTTGGTCCTTTGGCTGTGATAATGCCAGCTATTCTGTTGTCCATATGGAAAAGGACAGGAATGTTATAATGGCTCTTAACATAACTTGCCATTTGGGGGATTTGTATGTGGAAGCCCATAAGGCTCTTTAG
- the lpxC gene encoding UDP-3-O-[3-hydroxymyristoyl] N-acetylglucosamine deacetylase, translating to MLQKTISKEVEFEGVGIHSGEVSKIVLHPEDENKGIRFLVDGKYIPANYKYVLGTDHATVLGKDGAKVSTAEHLLAVLYMLGIDNLTVEFLKGYEVPILDGSGYQFYKALKDLTYEQSAEAKVLEIREGFEVKNCKAYIKAEPSEGFCVIYKGYVKGILEEGTAQYCGNAKEVVFARTFCYEEEVEYLLQKGLAKGGSLKNAVVIGKGFVYNPEGLRSKDEPIRHKLLDLIGDLSLLGFRIRGKVFSYLGGHALNYEFVKSLAESSLSTRSTSSLVSTP from the coding sequence ATGCTACAAAAAACCATCTCAAAGGAAGTGGAGTTTGAAGGAGTAGGCATACACAGCGGAGAGGTCTCAAAGATAGTTTTACATCCAGAAGATGAGAATAAAGGTATAAGGTTTTTGGTGGATGGTAAATACATACCAGCCAACTATAAATATGTTCTTGGCACAGACCACGCCACAGTTTTAGGTAAAGATGGGGCAAAGGTTAGCACGGCAGAGCATCTTTTGGCAGTCCTTTACATGCTTGGCATAGATAACCTTACGGTGGAGTTCTTAAAAGGGTATGAGGTGCCTATTTTAGATGGAAGCGGTTATCAGTTTTACAAAGCATTAAAGGATTTAACCTACGAACAGAGCGCCGAGGCTAAGGTTCTTGAGATAAGGGAAGGTTTTGAGGTAAAGAATTGTAAGGCATACATAAAGGCGGAGCCTTCCGAAGGCTTTTGTGTCATCTACAAGGGCTATGTAAAGGGCATACTTGAGGAAGGAACTGCCCAATACTGCGGTAATGCCAAAGAGGTAGTTTTTGCAAGGACCTTCTGTTATGAGGAAGAGGTGGAATACCTCCTTCAAAAGGGCCTTGCCAAGGGTGGTAGTTTGAAGAATGCGGTGGTAATAGGAAAGGGCTTTGTTTATAATCCAGAGGGTTTGAGGTCAAAGGATGAGCCAATAAGGCACAAGCTACTTGACCTTATAGGGGACCTTAGCCTTTTGGGCTTTAGGATAAGGGGTAAGGTCTTCTCTTACCTTGGTGGTCATGCCTTGAATTATGAATTTGTAAAAAGCCTTGCGGAAAGCTCCCTTTCAACAAGGTCCACATCTTCCCTTGTATCTACACCGTGA
- a CDS encoding alanine--glyoxylate aminotransferase family protein, whose amino-acid sequence MRQERIFTPGPVEIPERVREVLGRQIIHHRTEEFRRAFFEVRELFKKLLDNPSDNFVFFASSGTGAMEATILNFFKEGDKVLVINGGKFGERWLKLSNHWGLVPIEYKVEWGRSADPEEVRRLLKENPDCKAVLFQISETSTGAYHPAKEIGEVCKEFDVLSVADAITALGVYNIKPSYWNLDVIVGGSQKGFLLPPGLSVLWFSERAEKSLVDRAFYFSIKRELPKQKEGQTAWTPAISLILAMKESLELLLEEGMERIEKRHRALSQGTLRAIEVLNLQRFAQNPALSVSAIKSERSEDIRKELLKLGVRVAGGQDELKGKIFRISHMGVDPKDGLMVVGLLEVVLKRLGFDISVGEGVRAYSQTLMEEGIW is encoded by the coding sequence ATGCGCCAAGAGAGGATATTTACACCCGGTCCGGTAGAGATCCCAGAAAGGGTAAGAGAGGTCCTTGGAAGGCAGATAATCCATCATCGCACGGAAGAGTTCAGAAGGGCATTTTTTGAGGTAAGGGAGCTTTTCAAAAAGCTCCTGGATAACCCTTCGGACAACTTTGTCTTTTTTGCTTCTTCCGGCACCGGTGCCATGGAGGCCACCATATTGAATTTCTTCAAAGAAGGCGATAAGGTCTTGGTAATAAATGGTGGAAAGTTTGGCGAAAGGTGGCTAAAGCTCTCTAATCATTGGGGCCTTGTGCCCATAGAGTATAAGGTAGAATGGGGGAGGTCTGCGGACCCAGAGGAGGTAAGAAGACTCTTGAAGGAAAACCCGGACTGTAAAGCGGTGCTATTCCAGATCTCAGAAACTTCTACCGGTGCCTACCATCCTGCTAAGGAGATAGGGGAGGTATGCAAGGAGTTTGATGTGCTTTCTGTGGCAGATGCCATAACTGCTTTGGGAGTTTACAACATAAAGCCATCTTATTGGAACCTTGATGTGATAGTGGGCGGGTCCCAGAAGGGCTTTTTGCTCCCACCGGGCCTTTCGGTCCTTTGGTTTTCAGAGAGGGCGGAAAAAAGCCTTGTGGATAGGGCCTTTTACTTTAGCATAAAAAGGGAGCTTCCAAAGCAAAAGGAGGGTCAAACGGCTTGGACGCCTGCCATAAGCCTTATCCTTGCCATGAAAGAGTCCTTAGAGCTTCTTTTGGAAGAGGGTATGGAAAGGATAGAAAAGAGGCATAGAGCCTTATCGCAAGGGACTCTAAGAGCCATAGAAGTCCTCAATCTACAAAGATTTGCTCAAAATCCAGCTCTGTCGGTTAGCGCCATAAAGTCCGAGAGGTCGGAGGACATAAGGAAGGAGCTTTTAAAGCTTGGTGTGAGGGTGGCTGGTGGTCAGGATGAGCTAAAGGGTAAGATCTTTCGCATATCCCATATGGGCGTGGACCCCAAGGATGGGCTTATGGTGGTTGGGCTTTTGGAGGTTGTCTTAAAAAGGCTTGGCTTTGATATAAGCGTAGGAGAAGGTGTAAGGGCTTATAGCCAAACTTTAATGGAAGAGGGAATATGGTAA